The following proteins are co-located in the Camelina sativa cultivar DH55 chromosome 12, Cs, whole genome shotgun sequence genome:
- the LOC104730379 gene encoding inorganic pyrophosphatase 3-like has protein sequence MAKIVIVFDFDRTLIDGDSDNWVVTKMGLAEIFHQLRFTLPWNRLMDRMMMELHSQGRSVEDIEACLKKMPIDSQVIEAIKSAKSLGCDLKIVSDANQFFIEKILEQHDLLDCFSEIYTNPSSVDDNGNLRILPYHSDALPPHSCNLCPSNLCKGLVMDHIRSSSSSNDHIPTRFIYLGDGGGDFCPTLKLRECDFVMPRTNYPLWKKISDNSSLIKAEVKEWSNAEELQRILLQLVNTTITKEE, from the exons ATGGCAAAGATCGTGATAGTGTTTGACTTCGATCGGACTTTGATCGACGGAGATAGTGACAATTGGGTTGTTACTAAAATGGGACTCGCTGAGATCTTCCATCAGCTCCGTTTCACTTTACCTTGGAATCGTCTTATG GATAGGATGATGATGGAGCTACATTCACAAGGTAGATCGGTTGAAGACATTGAAGCTTGTTTGAAGAAAATGCCAATTGATTCTCAGGTTATTGAAGCTATCAAATCAGCTAAATCGTTAGG ATGTGATTTAAAGATTGTGAGTGATGCAAATCAGTTTTTCATTGAGAAGATACTGGAGCAGCATGATTTGCTTGATTGCTTTTCTGAGATTTACACAAATCCAAGTTCAGTTGATGATAATGGGAACTTGCGGATCTTGCCGTATCATAGTGATGCTTTGCCTCCACATAGCTGTAATCTCTGCCCTTCAAATCTATGCAAG GGTCTAGTGATGGATCATAtacgttcttcttcttcatccaatgATCATATTCCTACAAGGTTTATCTACCTTGGAGACGGAGGAGGTGACTTCTGCCCGACATTGAAGCTGAGAGAGTGCGATTTTGTGATGCCGAGAACGAATTATCCGCTGTGGAAGAAGATTTCAGACAATTCCTCACTGATCAAAGCAGAAGTCAAAGAATGGAGCAATGCAGAGGAACTGCAGAGAATCCTTCTGCAACTTGTCaacacaacaataacaaaagaagaataa
- the LOC104733227 gene encoding F-box protein At4g22280-like: MDMINVLSDDIICHILSFLPLSEATSTSVLSKRWRYLFAYRTNLHLDDQEVGGGQSFIDFVDRVLSASGNFHMRKISIKCLKSIDAGHVTRWMTDVLKHGVLHLDIDVSPNKRILVPLEMFTCKTLVELKLSEGFDALIPDDVSLPSLKTLCLTEVYAFEKLISACRVLEELFISGRSWQSRKCCSTLSSLTLKKLTIILCNRLLEYLDLGLDTPNLAYVEYSDKFPKDCPYPYVHLPSLIELELRDNFHSANSNPTNLIKGLRNVETLELSGASTCLVFHYFREAIPVLSKLSRLSITVDSFYYRWEYLPILLEKSPHLQTLVLKGPNYDRQYEQEFGHSCPVKVLKITEYGGKSGELELMKHLLKKLSCLELVKVLVYAINDEEKSRITKDLLMVPKPSSCKIQIKFCENTK; encoded by the exons ATGGATATGATCAACGTTCTATCAGATGATATTATTTGCCACATTCTATCTTTCCTTCCGTTAAGTGAGGCTACTTCAACATCTGTCCTCTCAAAGCGATGGCGTTATCTGTTTGCCTACAGAACCAATCTTCATTTAGATGATCAAGAAGTGGGTGGAGGACAAAGTTTCATCGATTTTGTGGATAGAGTATTGTCCGCGTCTGGCAATTTCCACATGAGGAAAATCTCAATAAAATGCCTTAAGAGTATCGACGCGGGTCATGTCACCCGCTGGATGACTGACGTGCTGAAACATGGTGTCTTACATCTTGATATAGACGTAAGCCCCAATAAGCGCATCTTAGTGCCTCTGGAGATGTTCACTTGCAAGACATTGGTTGAGCTTAAACTCTCCGAAGGATTTGATGCTCTGATTCCTGATGATGTTTCTCTTCCATCACTCAAGACTCTGTGTCTTACTGAGGTCTATGCTTTTGAAAAGCTTATTTCTGCTTGCCGTGTGCTTGAGGAATTATTCATTTCTGGCAGGAGCTGGCAAAGTCGAAAATGCTGCAGCACCTTGTCTTCCTTGACCCTTAAGAAACTTACTATTATTCTCTGTAATCGGCTTTTGGAATATTTAGACCTAGGTTTAGATACACCGAATCTTGCCTACGTAGAATACTCTGATAAATTTCCAAAAGACTGTCCTTATCCTTATGTGCATCTTCCTTCCCTTATCGAACTCGAACTTCGTGATAATTTCCATAGTGCTAATAGCAACCCAACAAATCTGATTAAGGGGTTACGAAACGTTGAGACCTTGGAGTTATCTGGTGCTAGTACTTGTCTG gtattCCATTATTTCCGTGAAGCAATCCCAGTGTTGAGCAAGCTGTCTCGTTTATCTATTACAGTTGATTCATTCTACTACCGTTGGGAATATCTGCCAATACTTCTAGAAAAATCTCCGCATCTACAGACCCTCGTCCTGAAG GGTCCAAATTACGACCGTCAATATGAACAAGAATTTGGACATTCATGTCCTGTGAAAGTATTGAAGATAACTGAGTATGGAGGAAAGAGTGGAGAGCTAGAGCTTATGAAACATTTGCTAAAGAAACTATCATGTCTTGAGCTTGTAAAAGTTCTTGTTTATGCTATAAACGACGAGGAAAAGTCCCGAATCACCAAAGATCTGCTTATGGTTCCTAAACCGTCCAGTTGCAAGATCCAGATCAAGTTTTGTGAGAATACTAAGTAA
- the LOC104730380 gene encoding uncharacterized protein LOC104730380, with amino-acid sequence MVGMNRVLIALTLALLASSALLPVSDGAKKPSLAPRKEDVPYIKCQVCEKLASRLDQLVKEKQQQISPKKISEYEIIEIAENVCNLKKEEADWMLKIDIVEKGDKLELVEQLEEGMCNSKCKTIEAACQKVIGYADTDVAEYMYTSKPDLVTLKNHLCKDLTDACSKKPPPVPKDRVPGEPFVAKPSKDAEMDKIMRSMQGMPGAPGMKVFSREDIQKGNVGNDDEDGDDDEDEDEDDKFPKNLGKVLKEKEKESKTEELTKTITKEFKKTSEVLKRHAQKVSNRVRRWWKGLRSSSSKKPKSGKSEL; translated from the exons ATGGTCGGGATGAATCGGGTTCTGATAGCTTTGACGTTAGCTTTACTAGCTTCGTCGGCGTTATTGCCTGTTTCCGATGGCGCGAAGAAACCGTCGTTAGCGCCGAGAAAGGAGGATGTTCCGTATATTAAGTGTCAGGTCTGCGAGAAACTAGCTTCGAGGCTAGACCAGCTTGTTAAGGAGAAGCAACAACAGATCTCTCCCaaaaag ATCTCGGAGTATGAGATCATTGAGATTGCTGAAAATGTCTGCAATTTGAAGAAAGAGGAAGCTGATTGGATGCTCAAGATTGACATTGTTGAGAAAGGTGATAAGCTTGAG TTGGTTGAGCAATTAGAAGAAGGGATGTGCAATTCCAAGTGCAAAACGATTGAGGCTGCTTGTCAAAAG gTCATTGGTTACGCAGACACTGATGTTGCAGAGTATATGTACACGTCTAAGCCTGATCTTGTTACACTAAAAAACCATCTGTGCAAAGACTTGACTGATGCGTGTAGCAAGAAACCACCTCCTGTTCCCAAG GATCGGGTTCCTGGAGAACCATTTGTTGCTAAACCATCTAAAGATGCTGAAATGGACAAGATCATGAGATCTATGCAG gGTATGCCAGGAGCACCTGGTATGAAGGTCTTCTCTAGAGAAGATATACAGAAGGGGAATGTTGGTAATGacgatgaagatggagatgatgatgaagatgaggacGAAGATGACAAGTTTCCCAAGAATTTG ggAAAAGttctgaaagagaaagagaaagagagtaaaaCGGAAGAATTGACAAAGACTATCACCAAGGAATTTAAGAAGACAAGTGAGGTTCTGAAGAGACATGCACAGAAAGTGTCAAACCGGGTCCGGAGATGGTGGAAAGGACTTAGATCGTCTTCTTCAAAGAAACCTAAATCTGGCAAGTCTGAGCTATAG
- the LOC104730384 gene encoding uncharacterized protein LOC104730384 → MASKLIQVQSKACEASKFVAKHGTSYYRQLLEKNKQYIQEPATVEKCQELSKQLLYTRLASIPGRYETLWKEVDYAKNLWKNRSGLKVEDAGIAALFGLECFAWYCAGEIAGRGFTFTGYYP, encoded by the exons ATGGCATCAAAGTTGATACAAGTTCAATCAAAGGCATGTGAAGCTTCGAAGTTTGTGGCTAAGCATGGAACTTCCTACTACAGACAGTTGTTGGAGAAGAACAAGCAGTATATCCAGGAACCTGCCACTGTGGAGAAGTGTCAAGAGTTGTCTAAGCAATTGCTGTACACCCGTCTTGCTAG CATTCCCGGACGCTATGAAACTCTCTGGAAGGAAGTAGACTACGCAAAGAACTTATGGAAGAACAGATCTGGTCTAAAGGTAGAAGATGCAGGAATCGCTGCATTGTTTGGTCTTGAATGCTTTGCTTGGTATTGCGCTGGTGAAATCGCCGGCAGAGGATTCACCTTCACAGGCTATTACCCTTGA
- the LOC104730378 gene encoding probable acyl-[acyl-carrier-protein]--UDP-N-acetylglucosamine O-acyltransferase, mitochondrial, with amino-acid sequence MISLLKAREKLLSPLVSSTIRRISSSLSCSREDSRGSEVFIHPSADVHPNAVIGKRVSVGPYCTIGSSVKLGNGCKLYPSSHIFGNTELGDSCVLMPGAVVGDELPGYTILGCNNIIGHHAVVGVKCQDLKYKSGDECFLCIGDNNEIREFCSIHRSSKPSDKTVIGDNNLIMGSCHIAHDCKIGDRNIFANNTLLAGHVTVEDYTHTAGATVIHQFCHIGSFAFLGGGSVVSQDVPKYMMVTGERAELRGLNLEGLRRNGFTMSEMKSLRAAYRKIFMSTETVSLSLEERLTKMEQDQELYSVPVVSAMLQSIRDSFTESRRGICKFRQWLDS; translated from the exons ATGATCTCTCTCCTTAAAGCTCGCGAGAAGCTTCTCTCTCCTCTTGTCAGTTCCACTATCCGGAGAATCTCCTCTAGTCTCTCCT GTTCTCGTGAAGATTCGAGAGGTTCTGAAGTCTTTATACACCCAAGTGCTGATGTACACCCAAATGCTGTGATTGGCAag AGAGTTTCAGTTGGTCCATACTGTACAATTGGGTCTTCAGTGAAGCTAGGCAATGGCTGCAAACTCTATCCTTCTAGCCATATCTTTGGAAACACTGAGTTAGGGGACTCTTGTGTTCTCATGCC TGGTGCTGTTGTTGGCGATGAGCTTCCTGGTTATACAATCTTAGGATGCAATAACATCATTGGTCACCATGCTGTGGTTGGTGTTAAATGTCAAGACTTGAAGTACAAG agtggGGATGAATGTTTTCTTTGCATTGGTGACAACAATGAAATTAGGGAGTTCTGCTCAATTCACAGGTCATCAAAGCCCAGTGATAAAACG GTTATTGGTGACAACAATCTAATCATGGGTTCTTGTCATATTGCTCATGATTGCAAGATTGGTGACCGCAACATATTTGCCAACAATACACTTCTTGCCGGACATGTGACTGTAGAA GACTATACACACACAGCAGGAGCCACGGTCATCCACCAGTTCTGTCATATTGGCTCCTTTGCTTTCCTTGGTGGTGGTTCTGTG GTTTCACAAGATGTTCCAAAGTACATGATGGTGACTGGAGAGAGAGCCGAGCTTCGTGGTTTGAATCTGGAGGGACTTAGACGGAATGGATTTACCATGTCAGAG ATGAAGAGCCTTAGAGCAGCCTACCGTAAGATATTCATGTCTACAGAAACAGTTTCTCTAAGTCTTGAAGAGCGTCTCACGAAGATG GAACAGGACCAAGAGCTGTACAGTGTTCCTGTAGTATCCGCAATGTTGCAGTCAATCCGAGATTCTTTCACAGAAAGTCGCCGTGGGATATGCAAGTTTAGGCAATGGCTCGATTCCTGA
- the LOC104730383 gene encoding xaa-Pro dipeptidase gives MSSLSPPPIPMELHAGNRQKLVDSIRRDLSSSNRSLDGFVLLQGGEEKNRYCTDHAELFRQESYFAYLFGVREPDFYGAIDIGSGKSILFIPRLPADYAVWLGEIKPLLHFKETYMVDMVFYVDEIVQVFNEQFKGSGKPLLYLLHGLNTDSSNFSKPASFEGIEKFETDLTTLHPILAECRVIKSSLELQLIQFANDISSEAHIEVMRRVTPGMKEYQMESMFLHHSYMYGGCRHCSYTCICATGDNSAVLHYGHAAAPNDRTFEDGDFALLDMGAEYHFYASDITCSFPVNGKFTSDQSLIYNAVLDAHNSVISAMKPGVNWVDMHKLAERIILESLKKGSILTGDVDDMMVQRLGAVFMPHGLGHFMGIDTHDTGGYPKGVERPKEPGLKSLRTARDLLEGMVITVEPGCYFIKALLLPAIENAATSKFFNRETVERFRNFGGVRIESDLVVTADGCKNMTNVPRETWEIEAVMAGGPWPPVTTKNNSTK, from the exons ATGTCGTCTCTATCTCCACCGCCGATTCCTATGGAGCTTCACGCCGGTAACCGGCAAAAGCTCGTTGATTCAATACGCCGTGACTTATCTAGTTCCAATCGTTCTCTCGATGGATTCGTTTTACTTCAG GgtggtgaagaaaaaaatcgaTACTGCACTGATCACGCTGAGCTTTTCAG GCAGGAGAGTTATTTTGCTTACTTGTTTGGAGTCAGAGAGCCTGATTTCTATGGAGCTATT GACATTGGAAGTGGGAAATCTATCCTTTTTATTCCAAGGTTGCCTGCTGATTATGCTGTCTGGTTAGGTGAGATTAAGCCATTGTTACACTTTAAG GAAACATATATGGTTGACATGGTTTTTTATGTGGATGAGATTGTTCAAGTTTTTAATGAACAATTCAAGGGATCTGGAAAACCTCTGTTGTATCTCTTGCATGGTCTTAACACTGACAGCAGTAACTTCTCAAAACCTGCCAGCTTTGAG GGGATAGAGAAGTTTGAGACTGATTTGACTACCTTACATCCTATTTTGGCGGAGTGTCGAGTTATTAAATCAAGCTTGGAGCTTCAACTAATACAGTTTGCAAATGATATAAGTTCTGAAGCTCACATAGAG GTTATGAGGAGAGTCACACCTGGCATGAAAGAATATCAGATGGAAAGTATGTTTCTGCATCACAGCTACATGTACGGTGGCTGTAGGCATTGCTCGTACACATGCATCTGTGCAACAGGGGATAACAG TGCTGTTCTTCATTATGGGCATGCTGCGGCTCCAAATGATAGG ACTTTTGAAGATGGAGATTTTGCATTGCTTGATATGGGTGCTGAATACCATTTTTATGCGTCTGACATAACATGTTCATTCCCC GTTAATGGTAAATTTACAAGCGACCAGAGTCTTATCTACAAT GCTGTTCTGGATGCTCATAATTCTGTAATCTCTGCGATGAAGCCTGGAGTAAACTGGGTGGATATGCACAA GTTAGCCGAAAGAATCATCCTTGAGTCACTGAAGAAGGGGTCCATCCTCACTGG GGATGTGGACGACATGATGGTACAACGCTTGGGTGCTGTTTTCATGCCTCATGGGCTAGGTCACTTCATGGGCATTGACACACACGATACCGGTGGCTACCCGAAG GGAGTGGAAAGACCAAAGGAACCTGGATTGAAGTCATTACGCACTGCAAGAGACCTTCTTGAAGGAATG GTCATAACGGTGGAACCAGGATGCTATTTTATTAAGGCATTGCTGCTCCCAGCCATTGAAAACGCAGCAACCTCTAAGTTCTTCAACCGTGAAACAGTAGAGAGATTCAGAAATTTCGGAGGTGTCAGAATTGAAAGCGATTTG GTCGTGACTGCGGATGGCTGCAAGAACATGACGAACGTTCCGCGGGAAACATGGGAGATCGAAGCTGTGATGGCTGGAGGGCCTTGGCCACCGGTTACTACCAAAAACAATTCGACCAAGTGA
- the LOC104733228 gene encoding xaa-Pro dipeptidase-like, whose translation MSSLSPPPIPMELHAGNRQKLVDSIRRDLSSSNRSLDGFVLLQGGEEKNRYCTDHAELFRQESYFAYLFGVREPDFYGAIDIGSGKSILFIPRLPADYAVWLGEIKPLLHFKETYMVDMVFYVDEIVQVFNEQFKGSGKPLLYLLHGLNTDSSNFSKPASFEGIEKFETDLTTLHPILAECRVIKSSLELQLIQFANDISSEAXESSRT comes from the exons ATGTCGTCTCTATCTCCACCGCCGATTCCTATGGAGCTTCACGCCGGTAACCGGCAAAAGCTCGTTGATTCAATACGCCGTGACTTATCTAGTTCCAATCGTTCTCTCGATGGATTCGTTTTACTTCAG GgtggtgaagaaaaaaatcgaTACTGCACTGATCACGCTGAGCTTTTCAG GCAGGAGAGTTATTTTGCTTACTTGTTTGGAGTCAGAGAGCCTGATTTCTATGGAGCTATT GACATTGGAAGTGGGAAATCTATCCTTTTTATTCCAAGGTTGCCTGCTGATTATGCTGTCTGGTTAGGTGAGATTAAGCCATTGTTACACTTTAAG GAAACATATATGGTTGACATGGTTTTTTATGTGGATGAGATTGTTCAAGTTTTTAATGAACAATTCAAGGGATCTGGAAAACCTCTGTTGTATCTCTTGCATGGTCTTAACACTGACAGCAGTAACTTCTCAAAACCTGCCAGCTTTGAG GGGATAGAGAAGTTTGAGACTGATTTGACTACCTTACATCCTATTTTGGCGGAGTGTCGAGTTATTAAATCAAGCTTGGAGCTTCAACTAATACAGTTTGCAAATGATATAAGTTCTGAAGCTCNAGAGTCAAGTCGCACATAA
- the LOC104730382 gene encoding protein arginine N-methyltransferase 1.1, which translates to MTKNSNHNENEFISFEPNQNTKIRFEDADEEEEVAEGSGVAGEEAAQDESMCDAEASDVADDTTSADYYFDSYSHFGIHEEMLKDVVRTKTYQNVIYQNKFLIKDKIVLDVGAGTGILSLFCAKAGAAHVYAVECSQMADMAKEIVKANGFSDVITVLKGKIEEIELPTPKVDVIISEWMGYFLLFENMLDSVLYARNKWLVDGGVVLPDKASLHLTAIEDSEYKEDKIEFWNSVYGFDMSCIKKKAMMEPLVDTVDQNQIVTDSRLLKTMDISKMSSGDASFTAPFKLVAQRNDYIHALVAYFDVSFTMCHKLQGFSTGPKSRATHWKQTVLYLEDVLTICEGETITGTMSVSPNKKNPRDIDIKLCYSLNGQHSKISRTQHYKMR; encoded by the exons ATGACTAAGAACAGTAACCACAACGAGAACGAGTTCATCAGCTTTGAGCCGAATCAGAACACAAAGATACGCTTTGAAGatgctgatgaagaagaagaagttgctgAAGGGTCTGGTGTTGCCGGCGAGGAAGCTGCCCAAGATGAATCCATGTGCGACGCCGAGGCTTCTGATGTCGCTGACGATACCACCAGCGCTGATTACTACTTCGATTCTTACTCTCACTTCG GAATTCATGAA GAAATGTTAAAGGATGTAGTGAGAACAAAGACTTATCAGAATGTTATTTATCAGAACAAGTTTCTCATCAAGGACAAGATTGTTCTTGATGTTGGAGCTGGAACAGGAATCTTGTCTCTGTTCTGTGCCAAGGCAGGAGCAGCTCATGTCTACGCT GTTGAATGTTCTCAAATGGCTGACATGGCAAAGGAGATTGTCAAAGCAAATGGATTTTCTGATG TTATTACGGTTTTGAAAGGGAAGATTGAAGAGATAGAGCTTCCCACTCCTAAAGTGGATGTGATTATATCTGAATGGATGGGttactttttgttgtttgaaaacATGTTGGACAGTGTCTTATACGCTCGTAATAAATGGCTT GTTGATGGTGGAGTTGTGCTACCAGACAAAGCCTCCCTGCATCTTACAGCCATAGAGGATTCAGAatacaaagaagacaaaatagaaT TTTGGAACAGTGTCTATGGTTTTGACATGTCATGCATCAAGAAAAAAGCTATGATGGAACCACTTGTTGACACTGTCGACCAAAACCAAATCGTCACTGATAGTAGGCTTCTTAAG ACTATGGATATCTCAAAGATGTCTTCTGGTGATGCTTCCTTCACAGCTCCCTTTAAACTTGTTGCACAACGAAATGACTACATCCACGCCCTTGTAGCCTACTTTGATGTATCGTTTACCATGTGCCACAAGCTGCAGGGTTTCTCAACAG GACCAAAATCCCGAGCTACGCACTGGAAACAAACAGTTCTGTACTTAGAAGATGTGTTAACCATATGTGAGGGTGAGACAATCACTGGAACCATGTCCGTTTCTCCTAACAAGAAGAATCCTCGAGACATTGACATAAAGCTATGCTATTCTTTGAATGGCCAGCATTCCAAGATCTCTAGGACTCAACACTACAAAATGCGCTAA